A genomic region of Glycine max cultivar Williams 82 chromosome 15, Glycine_max_v4.0, whole genome shotgun sequence contains the following coding sequences:
- the LOC100816347 gene encoding homeobox protein knotted-1-like 2 isoform X1 gives MAFHDHLPHEITFQPFTEEQQLGQSRDMQRLLPLSGGAPTWLNNSTAATLRQQNFLHLQPESAATTQQNDDVRGGGGSGMDRNRTESNSEPDDLAEYKADILGHPLYDQLLSAHVSCLRIATPVDQLPRIDAQLQQSQRVVDKYSGIGNGNGVVDDKELDQFMTHYVILLCAFKEQLQQHVRVHAMEAVMACWELEQSLQSLTGVSPGEGTGATMSDDEEDQAESNANLFEGSMDGADSLSFGPLVPTETERSLMERVRQELKHELKQGYKDKIVDIREEILRKRRAGKLPGDTTSLLKAWWQSHSKWPYPTEEDKARLVQETGLQLKQINNWFINQRKRNWHTNPSSSSGSKSKRKSSGAGETSNQSFM, from the exons ATGGCTTTCCACGACCATCTACCGCACGAAATCACGTTCCAGCCGTTTACCGAGGAGCAGCAGTTAGGTCAGAGCAGGGACATGCAGCGGCTGCTCCCGCTCTCCGGCGGGGCGCCGACGTGGCTGAACAACAGCACCGCGGCGACGCTCCGCCAGCAGAATTTCCTCCACCTGCAGCCGGAATCCGCCGCAACGACGCAGCAAAACGACGACGTTCGCGGCGGCGGCGGCAGCGGCATGGATCGGAACCGGACCGAGAGCAACTCTGAACCGGATGATTTGGCAGAATACAAAGCGGACATTTTAGGTCACCCTCTCTACGACCAGCTCCTATCGGCGCATGTCTCATGCCTGAGAATCGCCACCCCCGTTGACCAGCTTCCAAGGATCGACGCGCAGCTTCAGCAGTCGCAGCGCGTCGTCGACAAGTACTCCGGCATCGGAAACGGAAACGGCGTCGTCGACGACAAAGAGCTTGATCAATTCATG acGCATTATGTTATACTGCTCTGTGCTTTCAAAGAACAATTGCAACAACATGTACGTGTTCATGCTATGGAAGCTGTTATGGCTTGTTGGGAGCTGGAACAATCTCTACAAAGCTTGACTG GTGTATCTCCCGGTGAAGGAACGGGTGCAACAATGTCCGACGATGAAGAAGATCAGGCAGAGAGTAATGCCAACTTGTTCGAAGGAAGCATGGATGGAGCTGATAGTCTCAGCTTTGGTCCTCTTGTTCCCACAGAAACTGAAAGATCTTTGATGGAGCGTGTGAGGCAGGAGCTGAAGCATGAGTTAAAACAG GGTTACAAGGACAAGATTGTGGACATAAGAGAAGAAATTTTACGAAAGAGAAGAGCGGGAAAGCTACCAGGCGACACCACTTCCCTTTTAAAAGCTTGGTGGCAGTCACATTCTAAATGGCCATATCCAACA GAAGAGGACAAGGCAAGGTTGGTGCAGGAAACAGGGCTGCAATTAAAGCAGATAAATAACTGGTTcataaatcaaagaaaaaggaattggCATACTAATCCGTCGTCTTCTAGTGGCTCCAAAAGCAAACGCAAGAG TAGTGGTGCAGGTGAAACAAGTAACCAGAGCTTCATGTGA
- the LOC100816347 gene encoding homeobox protein knotted-1-like LET12 isoform X2 has protein sequence MAFHDHLPHEITFQPFTEEQQLGQSRDMQRLLPLSGGAPTWLNNSTAATLRQQNFLHLQPESAATTQQNDDVRGGGGSGMDRNRTESNSEPDDLAEYKADILGHPLYDQLLSAHVSCLRIATPVDQLPRIDAQLQQSQRVVDKYSGIGNGNGVVDDKELDQFMTHYVILLCAFKEQLQQHVRVHAMEAVMACWELEQSLQSLTGVSPGEGTGATMSDDEEDQAESNANLFEGSMDGADSLSFGPLVPTETERSLMERVRQELKHELKQGYKDKIVDIREEILRKRRAGKLPGDTTSLLKAWWQSHSKWPYPTEEDKARLVQETGLQLKQINNWFINQRKRNWHTNPSSSSGSKSKRKSGAGETSNQSFM, from the exons ATGGCTTTCCACGACCATCTACCGCACGAAATCACGTTCCAGCCGTTTACCGAGGAGCAGCAGTTAGGTCAGAGCAGGGACATGCAGCGGCTGCTCCCGCTCTCCGGCGGGGCGCCGACGTGGCTGAACAACAGCACCGCGGCGACGCTCCGCCAGCAGAATTTCCTCCACCTGCAGCCGGAATCCGCCGCAACGACGCAGCAAAACGACGACGTTCGCGGCGGCGGCGGCAGCGGCATGGATCGGAACCGGACCGAGAGCAACTCTGAACCGGATGATTTGGCAGAATACAAAGCGGACATTTTAGGTCACCCTCTCTACGACCAGCTCCTATCGGCGCATGTCTCATGCCTGAGAATCGCCACCCCCGTTGACCAGCTTCCAAGGATCGACGCGCAGCTTCAGCAGTCGCAGCGCGTCGTCGACAAGTACTCCGGCATCGGAAACGGAAACGGCGTCGTCGACGACAAAGAGCTTGATCAATTCATG acGCATTATGTTATACTGCTCTGTGCTTTCAAAGAACAATTGCAACAACATGTACGTGTTCATGCTATGGAAGCTGTTATGGCTTGTTGGGAGCTGGAACAATCTCTACAAAGCTTGACTG GTGTATCTCCCGGTGAAGGAACGGGTGCAACAATGTCCGACGATGAAGAAGATCAGGCAGAGAGTAATGCCAACTTGTTCGAAGGAAGCATGGATGGAGCTGATAGTCTCAGCTTTGGTCCTCTTGTTCCCACAGAAACTGAAAGATCTTTGATGGAGCGTGTGAGGCAGGAGCTGAAGCATGAGTTAAAACAG GGTTACAAGGACAAGATTGTGGACATAAGAGAAGAAATTTTACGAAAGAGAAGAGCGGGAAAGCTACCAGGCGACACCACTTCCCTTTTAAAAGCTTGGTGGCAGTCACATTCTAAATGGCCATATCCAACA GAAGAGGACAAGGCAAGGTTGGTGCAGGAAACAGGGCTGCAATTAAAGCAGATAAATAACTGGTTcataaatcaaagaaaaaggaattggCATACTAATCCGTCGTCTTCTAGTGGCTCCAAAAGCAAACGCAAGAG TGGTGCAGGTGAAACAAGTAACCAGAGCTTCATGTGA